The Sphingomonas sp. LY54 genome includes a region encoding these proteins:
- a CDS encoding metal-dependent hydrolase, whose translation MVRETTPSDLTITPRDRRFGRGMRTDRWWMGGDPVATALYNALSATFPKGEAFFVESVRKFRDGTPPKLAEEIRAFVSQEVMHSREHVAFNKRAHEAGYDLSSLEKRVDWRLDMVRARAPIASLAATMALEHFTAILAHELLRDPRHLAAADAETAALWRWHAIEEIEHKGVAYDTWLHATRDWPRFKRWRVKAKVMLLVTRNFVVDRTVGTLELLRQDGITGPTAWARFFWFALVRPGMMRKVLGAWASFFLPGFHPWNHDDRALIAREEKKLAVEAPAYA comes from the coding sequence ATGGTGCGCGAAACGACACCCTCCGATTTGACGATCACGCCGCGCGACCGCCGATTCGGGCGCGGCATGCGCACCGACCGCTGGTGGATGGGCGGCGATCCGGTCGCCACCGCGCTCTACAATGCCCTGTCGGCGACCTTCCCGAAGGGCGAGGCCTTTTTCGTCGAGAGCGTCCGCAAGTTCCGCGACGGCACGCCGCCCAAGCTGGCCGAGGAGATCCGTGCGTTCGTCAGCCAGGAAGTGATGCACAGCCGCGAGCATGTCGCGTTCAACAAGCGCGCGCACGAGGCCGGCTACGACCTCTCCAGTCTCGAAAAGCGCGTCGACTGGCGGCTCGACATGGTCCGTGCCCGCGCGCCGATCGCGTCGCTTGCCGCGACCATGGCGCTCGAGCATTTCACCGCGATCCTTGCCCACGAACTGCTCCGCGACCCGCGCCACCTGGCCGCAGCCGACGCCGAAACGGCGGCTTTGTGGCGCTGGCATGCGATCGAGGAGATCGAGCATAAGGGCGTCGCCTACGACACCTGGCTGCACGCCACGCGCGATTGGCCGCGCTTCAAGCGCTGGCGGGTGAAGGCCAAGGTGATGCTGCTCGTCACGCGCAACTTCGTCGTCGACCGCACGGTGGGAACGCTCGAGCTGCTCCGCCAGGACGGGATTACCGGGCCCACGGCGTGGGCGCGCTTCTTCTGGTTCGCGCTCGTGCGGCCGGGCATGATGCGCAAGGTGCTGGGGGCCTGGGCGAGCTTCTTCCTGCCAGGCTTCCATCCGTGGAACCACGACGACCGCGCGCTGATCGCGCGCGAAGAGAAGAAGCTGGC